In a single window of the Desulfobacterales bacterium genome:
- a CDS encoding MltA domain-containing protein: MKNADRSPRIARKTATLTTAILCILWLCIGGCNTLSIRHDGTESVPGVMIRVPVSQYPEFTDDMNYDDVEFAVRQSLSYLETVSPDTPFTFGDEVYDTRHMTASLTHFLNFIHTRPVKSELHRFIYDNYRVYQSVGNNRSGRVLFTGYYEPVLQGSPEKTDRFRVPVYTRPKDLISIDLSPFSPRFKGERIIGRFSGQTIVPYPDRREINGSGALDGKADILAWLKDPVDLFFLQVQGSGKICLTDGSILNVHYHASNGRPYRSIGRLLIEKQKIPRSGMSMQAIRSYLSQHPDELDEVLNYNPSYVFFKPEPDGPLGCLNVRLTPGRSVALDRRIFPPAALTFIQTRKPVIDGNGEIRNWRKFSRFAMNQDTGGAIRGPGRADLFWGDGPYAEIASGHMQHPGTLFFLVLKPDARTKMVEIRKPGIRATLD, encoded by the coding sequence ATGAAAAACGCTGACCGGTCGCCCCGGATAGCCCGCAAAACGGCGACGTTAACCACAGCAATTCTGTGTATACTATGGCTGTGCATCGGCGGGTGCAACACCCTTTCAATCCGTCATGACGGCACTGAATCGGTCCCCGGGGTCATGATCAGAGTGCCTGTCAGCCAGTATCCGGAGTTCACGGACGACATGAACTATGATGATGTTGAATTTGCCGTCAGACAGAGTCTGTCCTACCTTGAAACCGTTTCCCCGGACACACCGTTTACCTTTGGCGATGAGGTCTATGATACCCGGCACATGACCGCCTCTTTGACCCATTTTCTAAATTTTATTCATACCCGGCCAGTCAAATCCGAACTTCACCGCTTTATTTATGATAACTACCGCGTCTATCAGTCTGTTGGAAACAACCGGAGCGGCCGGGTCCTGTTTACCGGCTACTACGAACCCGTTCTTCAGGGAAGCCCTGAAAAAACCGACCGATTCCGGGTTCCGGTATATACCCGCCCGAAGGACCTGATTTCAATAGACCTGTCACCGTTTTCACCCCGATTCAAGGGCGAACGGATTATCGGCAGGTTTTCCGGGCAGACCATCGTGCCGTATCCTGATCGAAGAGAAATCAATGGCAGCGGTGCACTGGATGGCAAGGCGGATATATTGGCCTGGCTGAAAGATCCGGTCGATCTGTTCTTCCTCCAGGTTCAGGGGTCCGGAAAAATATGCCTGACTGACGGATCCATTCTCAACGTACATTACCATGCTTCAAATGGCCGGCCCTACCGAAGCATCGGTCGCCTGCTGATCGAAAAGCAGAAAATACCGCGGTCCGGGATGTCCATGCAGGCCATCCGCTCTTATCTGAGCCAGCACCCGGATGAGCTTGACGAGGTGCTGAACTACAATCCGAGTTATGTTTTTTTCAAACCCGAACCCGATGGCCCTCTGGGATGTTTGAATGTCAGACTCACGCCCGGAAGATCCGTTGCACTGGACCGGCGGATATTTCCACCAGCCGCGCTGACGTTTATACAGACCCGCAAACCTGTAATTGACGGAAATGGTGAAATCAGAAACTGGCGGAAATTCAGCCGATTTGCAATGAATCAGGATACCGGTGGCGCTATCCGGGGACCGGGCCGGGCAGATCTGTTCTGGGGAGATGGCCCTTATGCTGAAATCGCA